Proteins encoded together in one Jaculus jaculus isolate mJacJac1 chromosome 7, mJacJac1.mat.Y.cur, whole genome shotgun sequence window:
- the LOC105944172 gene encoding short coiled-coil protein-like: protein MMSADMDAVDAENQVKLEEKTQLINQVLELQHTLEDLSASVDAVKEENLKLKSENQVLRQYIENLMSASGVFQTTDTKSKRK from the coding sequence ATGATGAGCGCTGACATGGATGCAGTTGATGCTGAAAACCAGGTGAAACTGGAGGAAAAAACACAACTTATTAACCAAGTGTTGGAACTCCAACACACACTTGAAGATCTTTCTGCAAGCGTGGATGCAGTTAAGGAAGAAAACCTGAAGCTGAAGTCAGAAAACCAAGTTCTCAGACAGTACATAGAAAACCTCATGTCTGCTTCTGGTGTTTTTCAAACAACTGacacaaaaagcaaaagaaagtaa